A stretch of Perognathus longimembris pacificus isolate PPM17 chromosome 1, ASM2315922v1, whole genome shotgun sequence DNA encodes these proteins:
- the Cnpy2 gene encoding protein canopy homolog 2 isoform X1: MGSLLTLSHSRAACSRERSGTGPGWSVPILLKMKAWGWLALLLGALLGTTWARRSQDLHCGACRALVDELEWEIAQVDPKKTIQMGSFRINPDGSQSVVEVPYARSEAHLTELLEEVCDRMKEYGEQIDPSTHRKNYVRVVSRSGESSELDLQGIRIDSDISGTLKFACESIVEEYEDELIEFFSREADNVKDKLCSKRTDLCDHALHTSHDEL, encoded by the exons atggggtccttgctGACTCTGAGCCACTCCCGAGCTGCCTGTTCGCGAGAGCGCTCCGGGACGGGCCCGGG GTGGAGCGTTCCCATTCTGCTAAAGATGAAAGCCTGGGGTTGGCTGGCCCTGCTTCTAGGGGCTCTGCTGGGAACTACCTGGGCTAGAAGGAGCCAGGATCTACACTGTGGAG CTTGTAGGGCTCTAGTAGACGAACTAGAGTGGGAAATCGCTCAAGTGGATCCCAAGAAGACCATTCAGATGGGATCTTTCCGGATCAATCCAGATGGCAGCCAGTCAGTAGTAGAG GTACCCTATGCCCGCTCAGAGGCCCATCTCACAGAACTGCTAGAGGAAGTGTGTGACCGCATGAAGGAGTATGGAGAACAGATTGACCCTTCCACTCACCGCAAGAACTACGTTCGGGTTGTGAGCCGGAGTGGAGAATCCAGTGAACTGGACCTGCAGGGCATCCGAATTGACTCAGATATCAGTGGCACCCTCAAGTTTGCT TGTGAGAGCATTGTGGAGGAATATGAGGATGAACTTATTGAATTCTTTTCTCGAGAAGCTGACAATGTTAAAGACAAACTTTGCAGTAAGCGCACAG ATCTATGTGACCATGCCCTGCACACATCTCATGATGAGCTATGA
- the Cnpy2 gene encoding protein canopy homolog 2 isoform X2, with translation MDRSERKQWRSRSQGAGLHGWSVPILLKMKAWGWLALLLGALLGTTWARRSQDLHCGACRALVDELEWEIAQVDPKKTIQMGSFRINPDGSQSVVEVPYARSEAHLTELLEEVCDRMKEYGEQIDPSTHRKNYVRVVSRSGESSELDLQGIRIDSDISGTLKFACESIVEEYEDELIEFFSREADNVKDKLCSKRTDLCDHALHTSHDEL, from the exons atggatAGATCCGAGCGGAAACAATGGCGGAGCCGTAGCCAGGGGGCTGGTCTGCACGG GTGGAGCGTTCCCATTCTGCTAAAGATGAAAGCCTGGGGTTGGCTGGCCCTGCTTCTAGGGGCTCTGCTGGGAACTACCTGGGCTAGAAGGAGCCAGGATCTACACTGTGGAG CTTGTAGGGCTCTAGTAGACGAACTAGAGTGGGAAATCGCTCAAGTGGATCCCAAGAAGACCATTCAGATGGGATCTTTCCGGATCAATCCAGATGGCAGCCAGTCAGTAGTAGAG GTACCCTATGCCCGCTCAGAGGCCCATCTCACAGAACTGCTAGAGGAAGTGTGTGACCGCATGAAGGAGTATGGAGAACAGATTGACCCTTCCACTCACCGCAAGAACTACGTTCGGGTTGTGAGCCGGAGTGGAGAATCCAGTGAACTGGACCTGCAGGGCATCCGAATTGACTCAGATATCAGTGGCACCCTCAAGTTTGCT TGTGAGAGCATTGTGGAGGAATATGAGGATGAACTTATTGAATTCTTTTCTCGAGAAGCTGACAATGTTAAAGACAAACTTTGCAGTAAGCGCACAG ATCTATGTGACCATGCCCTGCACACATCTCATGATGAGCTATGA
- the Cnpy2 gene encoding protein canopy homolog 2 isoform X3, with translation MKAWGWLALLLGALLGTTWARRSQDLHCGACRALVDELEWEIAQVDPKKTIQMGSFRINPDGSQSVVEVPYARSEAHLTELLEEVCDRMKEYGEQIDPSTHRKNYVRVVSRSGESSELDLQGIRIDSDISGTLKFACESIVEEYEDELIEFFSREADNVKDKLCSKRTDLCDHALHTSHDEL, from the exons ATGAAAGCCTGGGGTTGGCTGGCCCTGCTTCTAGGGGCTCTGCTGGGAACTACCTGGGCTAGAAGGAGCCAGGATCTACACTGTGGAG CTTGTAGGGCTCTAGTAGACGAACTAGAGTGGGAAATCGCTCAAGTGGATCCCAAGAAGACCATTCAGATGGGATCTTTCCGGATCAATCCAGATGGCAGCCAGTCAGTAGTAGAG GTACCCTATGCCCGCTCAGAGGCCCATCTCACAGAACTGCTAGAGGAAGTGTGTGACCGCATGAAGGAGTATGGAGAACAGATTGACCCTTCCACTCACCGCAAGAACTACGTTCGGGTTGTGAGCCGGAGTGGAGAATCCAGTGAACTGGACCTGCAGGGCATCCGAATTGACTCAGATATCAGTGGCACCCTCAAGTTTGCT TGTGAGAGCATTGTGGAGGAATATGAGGATGAACTTATTGAATTCTTTTCTCGAGAAGCTGACAATGTTAAAGACAAACTTTGCAGTAAGCGCACAG ATCTATGTGACCATGCCCTGCACACATCTCATGATGAGCTATGA